One genomic segment of Methanospirillum lacunae includes these proteins:
- a CDS encoding hydroxymethylglutaryl-CoA synthase, which produces MVGIISYGAYIPRYRIKVEEIARVWGANGAEISKGLGVFEKSLPDMDEDTITISVEATRAAMARREINPVDIEAVYVGSESHPYAVKPTAVTVGEAIGATPVMTAADYEFACKAGTAAIQTSMGLVKSGMVKLSVAVGADIAQGEPGDALEYTAAAGGAAFVIGNDDPIVDINHTCSFSTDTPDFWRRENKPYPRHGGRFTGEPAYFKHVIGASKMMLEKMGTKPSDYDFAVFHQPNGKFPVQAAGMLGFSMDQIKPGLAVTYLGNTYSGASMVGLSAVLDVAKPGDRIFMTSYGSGSGSDSFDMTVTDVITSDLFHREAAPSVAALLADKKLVDYAVYAKHKGKVVMME; this is translated from the coding sequence ATGGTAGGAATCATCTCATACGGAGCGTACATTCCACGTTACCGTATCAAGGTAGAAGAGATCGCACGGGTCTGGGGTGCGAATGGTGCCGAGATCTCTAAGGGACTCGGCGTATTTGAGAAGAGTCTTCCCGACATGGACGAAGACACCATCACCATCTCAGTTGAGGCCACCCGTGCAGCAATGGCCCGGCGTGAGATCAACCCGGTTGATATCGAAGCTGTATACGTTGGATCCGAATCGCACCCGTATGCGGTCAAGCCCACTGCAGTGACAGTTGGAGAAGCTATCGGGGCAACACCTGTGATGACTGCAGCAGATTACGAATTTGCCTGTAAAGCAGGAACTGCAGCAATTCAGACCTCTATGGGTCTTGTAAAATCCGGAATGGTGAAACTTTCTGTTGCTGTCGGTGCAGATATTGCTCAGGGAGAACCCGGAGATGCACTTGAATATACGGCAGCAGCCGGAGGAGCAGCATTTGTTATCGGAAACGATGATCCGATTGTTGATATAAATCACACATGTTCATTCTCAACCGATACACCTGATTTCTGGAGACGTGAAAATAAACCATACCCACGACACGGGGGAAGGTTTACCGGCGAGCCAGCATACTTCAAGCATGTAATCGGGGCATCAAAAATGATGCTCGAAAAGATGGGAACCAAACCATCAGATTATGACTTTGCAGTCTTCCATCAGCCAAATGGGAAGTTTCCAGTTCAGGCAGCAGGTATGCTCGGATTTTCAATGGACCAGATAAAACCGGGACTTGCAGTAACCTACCTTGGAAATACATATTCAGGAGCATCAATGGTCGGGCTCTCTGCAGTCCTTGATGTTGCAAAACCAGGAGATCGGATCTTTATGACCAGTTATGGATCAGGATCAGGTAGCGATTCTTTTGACATGACCGTGACTGATGTCATCACCTCTGATCTCTTCCATCGTGAAGCAGCCCCATCTGTTGCAGCCCTTCTGGCTGACAAAAAGCTCGTTGACTATGCAGTTTATGCCAAACACAAAGGCAAAGTGGTGATGATGGAATGA
- a CDS encoding PKD domain-containing protein gives MKKIRHQQKIAGENICGVLIGLICIGIACIPVCADISGSGGNETNIQLTLQKCLGGSLSDQGYEVISATDGGYLAAGYARSKDGDVSGNHGSSDVWVTKMDPSGTVQWQKCFGGSSSDYAYSATQTVDGGYLTGGLTSSIDGDVSGKHGGFDLWVVKMDPSGTLQWQKCLGGSSTDWAESIIQTDDGGYLAGGGTYSNDGDVSGYHGSSDAWIVKLDTSGDLQWQKCLGGSAGDVVNSVIQTDDGGYLAGGSTYSNNGNVSGNHGQSDYWIVKLDADGNQEWQKCLGGSDNDLAESIIQTTDGGYLIGGMSSSNDDDVSGNHGSNDYWVVKLDFSGSLQWQKCLGGSSGDWANSVIQTVDGGYLVGGVTFSEDGDVSGNHGNGDYWIVKLDEEGNLQWQNCFGGTKYDYLVSLTQETDRQYLAIGYTDSNDGDITGYHGNDDYWIARLTVQHQVNATSDPWTILYPFGNKSYLEGTNATYFTQGKPGATLENVTVDSNQIGPVSNWTFATIIANHTISTSGIPTPGQVHAFFSMNTTWGPAPLTIAFTNESLGSPNSYYWNFGDGTTSTVRDPVHTYTIPGVYSVSLKALNDNTGGITTFNNAVTVTAGSIPSPTPTPVPGDLNAAFSADRTSGNTPLQVTFTDQSTGNPVSWRWDLGDGNTSLTQNVTHIYYEKGTYSVTLLTKNSLSSGRMEKNGYISVT, from the coding sequence ATGAAAAAAATCAGACATCAACAGAAAATTGCCGGTGAAAATATATGTGGAGTCCTCATCGGGCTAATCTGCATCGGAATTGCGTGTATACCGGTTTGTGCTGACATAAGTGGATCAGGGGGAAATGAAACCAACATACAACTCACCTTGCAGAAATGTCTCGGGGGGTCATTATCTGACCAGGGATATGAGGTAATATCAGCAACTGACGGAGGTTACCTGGCTGCAGGATATGCCCGGTCAAAAGATGGGGATGTTTCAGGGAACCATGGTTCCTCGGATGTATGGGTTACCAAAATGGATCCCTCTGGAACTGTACAATGGCAGAAATGTTTTGGTGGATCAAGTTCTGATTACGCATATTCAGCAACTCAAACGGTTGATGGGGGATACCTGACAGGGGGACTTACTTCCTCGATTGATGGGGATGTTTCAGGAAAACACGGAGGTTTTGACCTCTGGGTTGTAAAAATGGATCCCTCCGGAACTCTACAGTGGCAGAAATGTCTTGGTGGATCGTCAACTGATTGGGCAGAGTCGATAATTCAGACCGATGATGGAGGATACCTGGCAGGAGGAGGTACATATTCGAATGATGGAGATGTTTCCGGTTATCATGGAAGTTCTGACGCCTGGATCGTGAAGCTCGACACTTCCGGAGATCTGCAGTGGCAAAAATGTCTGGGAGGATCAGCCGGGGATGTGGTTAATTCGGTTATTCAAACCGATGACGGAGGATACCTGGCGGGGGGATCCACATATTCGAACAATGGGAATGTTTCAGGAAACCATGGACAATCTGACTACTGGATAGTGAAACTGGATGCTGATGGAAACCAGGAATGGCAGAAGTGTCTTGGTGGATCAGATAATGATTTAGCTGAATCAATAATTCAGACAACAGACGGAGGATATCTTATTGGAGGAATGTCCTCCTCCAATGATGATGATGTTTCAGGAAACCACGGATCTAATGACTACTGGGTCGTGAAATTGGATTTTTCGGGCTCTCTCCAATGGCAGAAGTGTCTTGGAGGATCATCAGGTGATTGGGCTAATTCAGTTATTCAAACTGTTGACGGGGGATACCTGGTTGGAGGAGTTACGTTCTCAGAGGATGGAGATGTTTCTGGAAATCACGGAAATGGTGACTACTGGATAGTAAAACTTGATGAAGAAGGGAACCTCCAGTGGCAGAATTGTTTTGGAGGGACCAAGTATGATTATTTAGTATCCCTCACTCAGGAGACAGACAGACAGTATCTTGCTATAGGGTATACCGACTCAAATGATGGCGATATCACCGGATACCATGGGAATGATGACTACTGGATTGCCCGGCTTACTGTTCAGCATCAGGTCAACGCCACATCAGATCCCTGGACGATTCTCTATCCTTTCGGAAATAAATCCTATCTCGAGGGGACTAATGCCACATACTTCACCCAGGGAAAACCTGGTGCAACTCTCGAAAATGTCACGGTCGATTCTAATCAGATAGGCCCGGTGAGCAACTGGACCTTTGCTACGATCATAGCGAACCACACAATTTCGACATCAGGAATTCCGACTCCCGGACAGGTACATGCCTTTTTTTCAATGAACACGACATGGGGGCCAGCTCCACTCACGATAGCGTTTACCAACGAATCACTCGGAAGTCCAAACTCGTATTACTGGAATTTTGGGGATGGAACCACTTCAACAGTCCGAGATCCGGTCCACACGTATACCATTCCGGGAGTGTATTCAGTCTCACTCAAAGCATTAAATGACAACACCGGCGGAATAACAACGTTCAACAATGCAGTGACCGTTACTGCGGGATCTATTCCCTCACCTACCCCTACCCCGGTTCCAGGTGATCTCAACGCCGCATTCTCGGCTGACCGTACTTCTGGTAATACACCCCTTCAGGTTACCTTCACAGATCAGTCTACCGGAAATCCTGTATCTTGGAGATGGGATCTGGGAGATGGCAATACATCACTGACACAGAATGTGACTCATATTTACTATGAAAAAGGAACCTACTCGGTCACCCTTTTGACAAAGAACAGCCTCTCATCCGGGAGGATGGAAAAGAATGGGTATATTTCCGTTACATGA
- a CDS encoding helix-turn-helix domain-containing protein — protein sequence MEPGLRHRLAEKMAGEITLSDSPGKTLKKWRMSFDISQGHLSEFLGVSPSVISDYESGRRKSPGTAIIGRIVDSILAIDEGRGGRYIQKFASLLFAEMGEGVIYDLHDYSNQITLDTFCRVIGGELLTGPTDLTIYGYTIIDSIKAIMNLSSNEFNRIYGWSTERALIFTGVSNGKSPMVAIRVTPFKPRCVVLHGISPGEVHPIVPKMAEKDHITLMCTEKDIEEIVENLRDEKW from the coding sequence ATGGAACCGGGACTGCGCCATCGGCTTGCAGAAAAGATGGCGGGGGAGATAACCCTCTCTGATTCTCCGGGGAAGACCCTGAAGAAATGGCGAATGAGTTTTGACATATCTCAGGGACACCTGTCCGAGTTTCTCGGTGTCTCGCCTTCAGTCATCAGTGACTATGAAAGCGGGAGGAGGAAAAGCCCGGGTACTGCGATTATCGGACGAATCGTGGATAGCATTCTTGCCATAGATGAAGGAAGAGGAGGCAGATATATTCAGAAATTTGCCTCTCTCCTCTTTGCTGAGATGGGTGAAGGTGTCATCTATGATCTTCATGATTACTCAAACCAGATTACCCTTGATACCTTCTGCAGGGTAATCGGAGGAGAGCTCCTCACAGGACCCACAGATTTGACGATCTATGGGTACACGATAATCGACAGTATCAAGGCTATAATGAACCTTTCATCAAACGAGTTCAACCGGATCTACGGGTGGAGCACCGAACGTGCGCTTATCTTCACTGGAGTTTCCAACGGAAAGTCACCGATGGTGGCGATCCGGGTTACCCCCTTTAAACCCCGGTGCGTAGTCCTCCATGGTATCTCACCAGGGGAGGTTCATCCGATTGTGCCAAAAATGGCAGAAAAGGATCATATCACCCTGATGTGTACCGAGAAGGATATTGAAGAGATCGTGGAGAATCTGAGGGACGAAAAATGGTAG
- a CDS encoding nicotinate phosphoribosyltransferase, whose translation MSTALLTDLYELTMAQSYLQHGKTGRAVFSISVRSMPEERNFLVSSGLESLVRCLTTFTFSSDDIAYLRSLERFTDDFLSWLSTFRFSGDVIAVPEGRIVFESEPLVRIEGPLPEIQVFETIALNLIHHQTVIASKAARMMTVSRGHGLVDFGLRRAHGPEGGTYAARATYIVGFLGTSNLEAGNLYGIPVSGTMAHSYVLVFSSEEEAFRSYIKTFPDDPVLLIDTYDTMTGVATAAKLALEGLPVSAVRVDSGDIASIIPQVRKYLDDHNLKNIRIIATGGVDEHDIERWLQAGVPIDSFGVGTKLLTSSDVPFLDMTYKLVEYEGVPKSKTSPGKVTIPGRREIYRHYNEEGVMDHDEIVTEGAGIPGEKLLKTIIRNGKQTGVDISLEGSRERFKEDFARLPAGMKGLSKNRYPVIIR comes from the coding sequence ATGTCAACCGCATTACTCACTGATCTCTACGAACTGACAATGGCACAGAGTTACCTTCAGCATGGCAAAACAGGCCGGGCTGTGTTTTCCATCTCGGTCAGATCAATGCCTGAAGAAAGAAATTTCCTTGTCTCTTCTGGACTTGAGAGTCTGGTTCGGTGCCTGACAACGTTTACATTTTCATCTGATGACATCGCATACCTGCGATCACTGGAGAGATTCACTGATGATTTTCTCTCCTGGCTCTCAACGTTTAGATTTTCAGGAGATGTTATTGCAGTTCCGGAAGGGAGAATTGTTTTTGAAAGCGAGCCACTTGTAAGAATAGAAGGACCATTGCCGGAGATACAGGTTTTTGAGACAATCGCTCTCAACCTGATTCACCACCAGACAGTCATCGCTTCAAAAGCTGCCCGTATGATGACAGTCAGTAGAGGACACGGTCTTGTAGATTTTGGTCTTCGAAGGGCACATGGACCTGAGGGCGGAACCTATGCTGCCCGGGCAACGTACATTGTAGGGTTTCTGGGAACATCAAATCTTGAAGCCGGAAACCTGTATGGAATCCCGGTCTCCGGAACAATGGCACACTCATATGTCCTTGTTTTCTCATCTGAAGAAGAAGCATTCAGATCATACATCAAAACGTTCCCAGATGACCCCGTTCTCCTCATAGACACCTATGACACGATGACCGGAGTTGCAACTGCAGCAAAACTAGCTCTGGAAGGACTCCCGGTTTCTGCTGTCAGGGTTGACAGTGGCGATATTGCCAGCATCATTCCACAGGTAAGAAAGTACCTTGATGATCATAACCTCAAAAACATCCGAATAATCGCTACCGGTGGGGTTGATGAACATGATATCGAACGGTGGCTACAGGCAGGAGTTCCAATCGACTCATTCGGTGTTGGAACCAAACTGCTGACATCATCTGATGTTCCCTTCCTTGACATGACATACAAACTGGTAGAGTATGAAGGAGTACCAAAATCGAAAACCAGTCCTGGAAAAGTAACCATACCTGGCAGACGAGAGATTTACCGGCATTACAATGAGGAAGGTGTGATGGATCACGACGAGATTGTTACAGAGGGTGCAGGAATACCTGGTGAAAAACTGCTGAAGACGATCATCAGAAACGGGAAACAAACAGGGGTTGACATCTCACTTGAAGGAAGCAGAGAGCGGTTCAAAGAAGATTTCGCCAGGCTTCCGGCAGGGATGAAGGGACTTAGTAAAAACCGGTACCCGGTGATCATCAGATAA
- a CDS encoding thiolase domain-containing protein, with protein sequence MREVAVIGVGCTKFGEKWESSFRNLFVDAGALALEDANLSGEHIDEIFVGNMSAGRFVEQEHIGALIADYAGLATENIPATRVEAACASGGLAFRQAYTAVASGMSDIVVAAGVEKMTDVDTEVTTDVLAAAADREWEGIAGITFPGLYAMIATQYMHRYGLTREQLAQVAVKNHENGALNPNAQFQKPITLDTVLKSTLVADPLRLFDCSPVTDGASAVILAPLEKARQFTDTPIKVLGCGQASSSIALHDRKDICTLDATVAAGNRAFQTAKLERKDIGFVEVHDCFTIAEICAIEDLGFCKKGEAGKLTEEGYTALGGKLPINPSGGLKACGHPVGATGIKQVYEVVKQLRGDAGKRQLDADIGMTHNVGGTGATVVCHIFGRA encoded by the coding sequence ATGAGAGAAGTCGCAGTTATCGGAGTCGGTTGCACAAAGTTCGGTGAGAAGTGGGAGAGTTCATTCAGGAATCTCTTTGTTGACGCTGGTGCCCTGGCACTTGAGGATGCAAATCTCTCAGGTGAACACATCGATGAGATCTTTGTCGGCAACATGAGTGCAGGCAGATTTGTTGAACAGGAACACATTGGAGCACTCATTGCAGATTATGCAGGCCTTGCAACTGAAAACATACCAGCGACACGTGTGGAAGCTGCATGTGCATCAGGCGGACTTGCATTCAGACAGGCATACACTGCAGTTGCTTCAGGAATGTCAGACATCGTTGTAGCAGCAGGAGTCGAGAAGATGACTGATGTGGACACAGAAGTCACTACAGACGTTCTCGCCGCAGCTGCAGACAGAGAATGGGAAGGAATTGCAGGAATTACATTCCCAGGTCTCTATGCAATGATCGCCACCCAGTACATGCACAGGTATGGACTAACCCGTGAACAGTTAGCCCAGGTGGCAGTAAAGAACCATGAAAACGGGGCATTGAATCCAAATGCACAGTTCCAGAAGCCAATCACGCTTGACACTGTTTTAAAGTCTACCCTGGTTGCAGATCCGCTCAGGCTCTTTGACTGTTCACCGGTAACAGACGGTGCTTCTGCAGTTATTCTTGCACCACTGGAAAAAGCCCGCCAGTTCACTGACACACCAATCAAGGTTCTCGGTTGCGGACAGGCCTCAAGTTCAATCGCACTTCATGACCGGAAAGATATCTGCACCCTCGATGCTACAGTCGCCGCGGGAAACAGAGCATTCCAGACGGCAAAATTAGAGCGAAAGGATATCGGGTTTGTTGAGGTGCATGACTGCTTTACCATTGCAGAGATCTGTGCCATTGAGGATCTCGGTTTCTGCAAGAAAGGAGAGGCAGGAAAACTAACTGAAGAAGGATACACAGCTCTTGGAGGAAAACTTCCAATCAACCCAAGTGGAGGGCTCAAGGCATGTGGACACCCGGTCGGAGCAACCGGAATCAAGCAGGTCTACGAGGTTGTGAAACAACTTCGTGGAGATGCCGGAAAACGACAACTTGATGCAGATATCGGTATGACTCACAATGTGGGAGGAACCGGGGCAACTGTTGTCTGTCATATCTTTGGGAGGGCATAA
- a CDS encoding Zn-ribbon domain-containing OB-fold protein — protein MSVARFWRKQQNRYNLIGTHCETCGRYFYPPRPFCPDCRREGKIVDHKFKGTGTVVTYTIIRSAGDQFKFLTPYPLAIIELDEGTKLTSHVICDIDKIHIGMRVKSVFRKLAEEGSSGAIFYGTKFVPA, from the coding sequence ATGAGTGTAGCACGTTTCTGGAGAAAGCAACAGAACCGGTACAATCTTATCGGTACACACTGCGAAACCTGTGGCAGATATTTCTATCCTCCACGTCCATTCTGTCCTGACTGTCGTCGCGAAGGAAAAATCGTTGACCACAAATTCAAGGGAACAGGGACCGTTGTCACATATACCATCATCAGAAGTGCAGGTGACCAGTTCAAATTCCTGACTCCATATCCACTAGCCATCATCGAACTTGATGAAGGAACCAAATTAACCTCTCATGTGATATGTGATATTGATAAGATCCATATCGGGATGAGGGTCAAGTCTGTCTTCCGCAAACTTGCTGAAGAAGGATCAAGCGGTGCGATCTTTTACGGCACAAAATTTGTACCGGCCTGA
- the budA gene encoding acetolactate decarboxylase: MCFSRIILIFTILMLFFGATVFLAVAEQSHEDLTSQAGVFSVLEEGNYDRHATVDDMNKYGDLGVGGFENMDGELIQLNGTVYQVTSDGVVHTPPGDTGITFMNTVWFNPEQTHEFSQSENITELEEELNQSFPSKDCIYAIRVDGFFPEMKVRSVPIQQKPYPPLSSVIANQSVFNLTNTTGTISGFWFPAYMQGVNYAGFHLHYISADKTVGGHVLGCTIENGTALIDPIYSIKVVNEKL; this comes from the coding sequence ATGTGTTTTAGTCGGATAATACTCATCTTTACAATTCTTATGCTGTTTTTCGGTGCTACTGTTTTTCTCGCAGTTGCAGAGCAAAGTCATGAAGATCTCACCTCACAGGCAGGAGTTTTCTCAGTTCTTGAGGAAGGTAACTACGATCGTCATGCCACCGTCGATGATATGAATAAATATGGTGATCTTGGGGTGGGTGGATTTGAAAATATGGATGGTGAGTTGATCCAGCTCAACGGAACAGTATATCAGGTTACCTCTGACGGAGTAGTACACACGCCTCCGGGAGACACTGGAATTACCTTCATGAATACAGTCTGGTTCAATCCAGAACAGACACATGAGTTTTCACAATCTGAAAATATCACAGAGCTCGAAGAAGAATTGAACCAGTCATTCCCATCAAAGGACTGTATATATGCGATCAGGGTGGACGGATTTTTCCCTGAAATGAAGGTCAGAAGTGTTCCGATTCAGCAAAAACCATATCCGCCTCTCTCTTCTGTTATTGCCAACCAGAGTGTCTTTAATCTCACAAACACTACCGGCACAATATCAGGATTCTGGTTCCCGGCATACATGCAGGGCGTAAACTACGCAGGATTCCACCTGCATTATATTTCTGCTGACAAAACTGTAGGTGGACACGTTCTCGGATGCACTATTGAAAATGGCACTGCACTTATAGACCCAATCTATTCCATCAAAGTTGTAAATGAAAAATTGTAA
- a CDS encoding Hsp20/alpha crystallin family protein has product MAIIKRERDPFEAFRTEMDSLFADMESRFHSLVPSFPSYSQRIREMPTLSTGGFSIDVRDESEEVVARADIPGCQKDMVKVRLIRPNLLQITCERKEEKEEEEKDFFIRERFFGTVSRSVPLPAEVSEDNAKATFENGVLEVHFKKSPREISGDIPIS; this is encoded by the coding sequence ATGGCAATCATAAAACGTGAACGTGACCCATTTGAAGCATTTCGTACCGAGATGGATTCTCTCTTCGCAGATATGGAAAGTCGTTTTCACAGCCTGGTTCCATCTTTTCCTTCTTACAGCCAGAGAATCCGTGAAATGCCCACATTGTCAACTGGAGGTTTTTCTATTGACGTAAGGGATGAAAGTGAAGAAGTTGTTGCCCGTGCTGATATCCCCGGGTGCCAAAAAGACATGGTTAAGGTCCGCCTCATAAGGCCGAATCTGCTTCAGATTACATGTGAGAGAAAGGAAGAGAAAGAGGAAGAGGAAAAGGATTTTTTTATTAGAGAACGGTTTTTCGGGACAGTGAGCAGGAGTGTCCCACTCCCTGCAGAAGTATCAGAGGATAATGCCAAAGCAACTTTTGAGAATGGAGTCCTTGAGGTTCATTTCAAAAAATCACCCCGTGAAATATCAGGAGATATTCCAATCTCATGA
- a CDS encoding STAS domain-containing protein, with protein MSNRTTNVDPFEIIQTVDEPLFVLNESYEIVFGNRAFDTTFGVGRADIEGKSIYSIGGGMFDLPIMKEKLEQVFRERKTIESFELDHVFPKVGRRTFTINASLMRRYGNANSEQMVVRFIDITEKLSAERAIRQKTQEILELSTPISKIWDEILILPLIGTLDTIRADKMIAQLLDAIRRESARYIIMDGTAVQSMDETGARNIIKATVAIKLLGAHVIMTGIKPEVAMTMVQLGIELRDIETRATLQEGVQYALESRGYLIMHKGSIREEQQISNSRDSDRQPKSTLRLISPYREP; from the coding sequence ATGAGTAACCGGACAACCAACGTCGATCCGTTTGAAATAATCCAGACGGTTGATGAACCTCTTTTTGTACTCAATGAATCATATGAAATTGTCTTTGGAAACCGTGCTTTTGATACAACATTCGGAGTTGGAAGAGCAGATATCGAAGGAAAATCTATCTATTCAATAGGTGGAGGCATGTTTGATCTCCCTATAATGAAGGAGAAACTCGAACAGGTTTTCAGAGAGAGGAAAACAATTGAGAGTTTTGAACTGGATCATGTTTTTCCAAAGGTAGGTCGCCGTACGTTTACCATCAACGCCAGTCTGATGAGACGCTATGGGAATGCAAACAGCGAACAGATGGTTGTCAGGTTTATCGATATCACAGAAAAACTTTCAGCTGAACGTGCAATAAGACAGAAGACTCAGGAAATTCTCGAATTATCAACCCCAATATCAAAAATATGGGACGAAATCCTGATTCTTCCCCTTATTGGTACCCTTGATACTATTCGCGCAGATAAGATGATTGCCCAACTTCTGGATGCAATCAGGAGAGAATCTGCCAGATATATCATCATGGATGGAACTGCTGTTCAGAGCATGGACGAGACTGGTGCAAGAAATATTATTAAAGCCACCGTTGCTATCAAACTCCTTGGTGCCCATGTTATCATGACCGGTATCAAGCCTGAAGTCGCTATGACGATGGTTCAGCTTGGTATTGAACTCCGTGATATTGAGACGCGGGCAACACTTCAGGAAGGAGTCCAGTATGCTCTTGAATCACGTGGATATCTTATCATGCATAAGGGATCAATCAGGGAAGAACAGCAGATCTCGAACTCACGTGATTCAGACCGTCAACCAAAGTCAACACTTCGGCTCATTAGTCCATACCGGGAACCATAA
- a CDS encoding NAD(P)-dependent malic enzyme yields MDGDNRPDIGQDSLALHAAHSGKLEIRSKVPLSSRDDLSRAYTPGVAEVCRRIADDPDTVWKYTLKSNTIAIVSDGTAVLGLGNIGPFAGIPVMEGKAILFKEFAGVDAFPICLDAKSEDIVRIIRSLAPVFGGINLEDIAAPACFEIEEELQDLGIPVMHDDQHGAAVAVLAAIINACKVTEKRFEDLRVVVCGAGAAGYAVCRLLKCIGYDTQSCTPVRELIACDTSGIIYRGRPGLYKNKYKFILGDETNSMHRIGTLADAMKGADVFVGVSVANLVTEEMIRAMGSDPIVLSLANPVPEIMPDKARAAGAAIVGTGRSDYPNQVNNVLAFPGIFRGALDARATRITDEMKIAAAHAIAECVRNPTSEKILPDPLDRGVVTAVALAVKQAAISGGVARDM; encoded by the coding sequence ATGGACGGGGATAATAGACCAGATATCGGACAGGACTCATTGGCTCTGCATGCTGCTCATTCTGGAAAACTAGAGATTAGATCAAAGGTTCCACTTTCGAGTCGGGATGATTTGAGCAGGGCATACACTCCTGGAGTTGCCGAGGTCTGCCGGAGGATAGCAGACGATCCTGATACAGTCTGGAAATATACCCTAAAGTCAAACACCATCGCAATAGTTTCAGATGGAACAGCGGTTCTTGGTCTTGGTAATATCGGTCCTTTTGCTGGAATCCCGGTCATGGAAGGAAAGGCAATTCTTTTCAAGGAGTTTGCAGGTGTTGATGCATTTCCTATCTGCCTTGATGCAAAAAGTGAAGACATAGTTCGGATCATCAGGAGTCTGGCTCCCGTATTTGGAGGGATTAACCTTGAGGATATCGCTGCACCAGCCTGTTTCGAGATAGAAGAGGAACTCCAGGATCTTGGAATTCCGGTGATGCATGATGATCAACATGGGGCAGCAGTAGCGGTTCTGGCAGCAATAATAAATGCCTGCAAGGTTACGGAAAAGCGTTTTGAGGATTTGCGAGTGGTTGTCTGCGGAGCGGGGGCTGCAGGCTATGCGGTATGCCGCCTCCTCAAGTGCATCGGATATGACACTCAATCGTGTACACCAGTCAGGGAACTTATCGCCTGTGACACTTCAGGTATTATTTACCGGGGCCGGCCCGGCCTCTATAAAAACAAATATAAGTTCATTCTTGGTGACGAAACGAATTCAATGCACAGAATCGGAACACTTGCAGATGCAATGAAAGGTGCAGATGTTTTTGTTGGTGTCTCGGTTGCAAATCTGGTTACTGAAGAGATGATACGAGCCATGGGATCTGATCCGATTGTTCTCTCTCTTGCTAATCCGGTTCCTGAGATCATGCCTGATAAGGCTAGAGCAGCAGGAGCAGCAATTGTTGGGACAGGCAGGAGTGATTATCCAAATCAGGTTAATAATGTTCTTGCATTTCCGGGAATATTCAGGGGTGCACTTGATGCACGTGCTACCCGGATAACCGATGAGATGAAGATCGCAGCTGCTCATGCCATAGCAGAATGTGTCCGTAACCCAACCTCTGAAAAGATCCTGCCAGATCCATTAGACCGGGGAGTTGTCACTGCTGTTGCTCTGGCTGTGAAACAGGCTGCAATTTCCGGTGGTGTTGCAAGAGATATGTGA